One genomic window of Streptomyces sp. NBC_01276 includes the following:
- a CDS encoding DUF4097 domain-containing protein: MPAHTASARPGRKAFGVVTVAAFLLAGCSLPGGTSRSLTADATVNEAVTAVEVTDARRGSIEVTPGTGPGVSVHRTVHYRGDRTPEPGQRVSDGVLTFTAGCADSCYVDYRLEVPASAKVRLDNSSGRITVAGVAAAEVTSDSGDVRAERISGPLRIRTASGDIEATALRAPDTEIRSVSGDATVGFAAPPASLSVTTTSGEVRARLPEAPYEVTASTTSGDRDVTLASTPAAPSRLSFRTTSGDLHVSG, from the coding sequence ATGCCAGCCCACACCGCGTCAGCCCGCCCCGGCCGGAAGGCCTTCGGCGTCGTCACCGTCGCCGCGTTCCTCCTCGCCGGCTGCTCCCTGCCCGGCGGCACGTCCAGGAGCCTCACCGCCGACGCCACCGTGAACGAGGCCGTCACGGCGGTCGAGGTGACGGACGCGCGCCGCGGTTCCATCGAGGTCACCCCCGGCACCGGCCCGGGGGTGAGCGTCCACCGGACCGTGCACTACCGCGGCGACCGGACCCCCGAGCCCGGTCAGCGGGTCTCCGACGGCGTGCTGACCTTCACCGCGGGCTGCGCGGACTCCTGTTACGTCGACTACCGCCTGGAGGTGCCCGCCTCCGCGAAGGTCCGCCTCGACAACAGCAGCGGCCGCATCACCGTGGCGGGGGTCGCGGCCGCCGAGGTCACCTCCGACTCCGGGGACGTGCGCGCCGAGCGGATCTCCGGCCCGCTGAGGATCCGTACCGCGTCGGGCGACATCGAGGCCACCGCCCTGCGCGCCCCCGACACCGAGATCCGCTCGGTCTCCGGTGACGCCACCGTCGGCTTCGCCGCGCCCCCGGCCTCCCTGTCGGTCACCACCACCTCGGGGGAGGTCCGGGCCCGGCTGCCCGAGGCCCCGTACGAGGTGACGGCCTCCACGACCTCCGGCGACCGTGACGTCACCCTGGCCTCCACCCCCGCCGCACCCTCCCGGCTGTCCTTCCGCACCACCTCGGGGGACCTCCACGTCTCCGGCTGA
- a CDS encoding sulfurtransferase: MPTPDPTGPDPAGPDPAGPDPAGPDPAAFGPLVGVEWLAERIGGTGPVLFDASVGVHRGAPARIPGARPFDLDGVLSDHTAAAPHTMPAAAEFAEAMRGLGLDDTDTVVVYDGAGIYSSARAWWMLRAMGFTRAAVLDGGLPAWTAAGLPVEDAPAAYGGPRGSFTARPRPGLLVDAATVSAALADPAAAVLDARTRERFEGTAPEPRPGLRGGHMPGAVSLPFGELQGPDGRMRTTEELRTVFATVAGDRERLCFSCGSGVTACVLALGATLAGREDGLAVYDGSWSEWGLPSPDRPVTSGP; encoded by the coding sequence ATGCCCACACCCGACCCCACCGGTCCGGACCCCGCCGGCCCCGACCCCGCCGGCCCCGACCCCGCCGGTCCGGACCCCGCCGCGTTCGGGCCGCTCGTGGGGGTCGAGTGGCTCGCGGAGCGGATCGGTGGGACCGGGCCGGTCCTGTTCGACGCCTCCGTCGGCGTCCACCGGGGCGCCCCCGCGCGGATCCCCGGCGCGCGGCCCTTCGACCTCGACGGCGTCCTGTCCGACCACACCGCGGCCGCGCCGCACACCATGCCCGCCGCCGCGGAGTTCGCCGAGGCCATGCGCGGCCTCGGCCTCGACGACACCGACACCGTGGTCGTCTACGACGGCGCCGGGATCTACTCCAGCGCCCGCGCCTGGTGGATGCTGCGCGCCATGGGCTTCACCCGCGCCGCCGTCCTCGACGGGGGCCTGCCCGCCTGGACCGCCGCCGGCCTGCCCGTCGAGGACGCCCCGGCGGCGTACGGGGGCCCGCGCGGCTCCTTCACCGCCCGGCCGCGCCCCGGGCTGCTGGTCGACGCCGCCACGGTCTCGGCGGCGCTGGCCGATCCGGCGGCCGCCGTCCTGGACGCCCGCACCCGGGAGCGCTTCGAGGGCACCGCCCCCGAACCCCGGCCCGGGCTGCGGGGCGGTCACATGCCGGGCGCGGTCAGCCTGCCGTTCGGGGAACTGCAGGGGCCGGACGGGCGGATGCGGACGACGGAGGAGCTGCGTACGGTGTTCGCCACCGTGGCGGGCGACCGCGAACGCCTCTGCTTCAGCTGCGGTTCGGGGGTGACGGCCTGCGTCCTCGCCCTCGGCGCGACCCTGGCCGGCCGCGAGGACGGGCTGGCGGTGTACGACGGCTCCTGGAGCGAATGGGGCCTCCCCTCCCCGGACCGCCCGGTGACCTCCGGCCCCTGA
- a CDS encoding response regulator transcription factor: MEQTHTTHNGAAATPGAQRRVLVVEDDRTIADAIAARLRAEGFQVQTAYDGPAAVAASESWLPELLVLDVMLPGFDGLEVCRRVQAQRPVPVLMLTARDDETDMLVGLGVGADDYMTKPFSMRELAARVHVLLRRVERATLAATAPRGATLRLGDLEIDHAQRRVRVQAEDVHLTPTEFDLLVCLAGTPRAVLSREQLLAEVWDWADASGTRTVDSHIKALRRKIGAERIRTVHGVGYALETPAQA, from the coding sequence ATGGAACAGACACACACCACCCACAACGGCGCCGCGGCCACCCCGGGCGCCCAGCGGCGCGTGCTCGTGGTCGAGGACGACCGCACCATCGCCGACGCCATCGCGGCCCGGCTGCGGGCCGAGGGCTTCCAGGTGCAGACGGCCTACGACGGGCCGGCGGCCGTGGCGGCCTCCGAGAGCTGGCTGCCGGAGCTGCTGGTGCTGGACGTCATGCTGCCGGGCTTCGACGGGCTGGAGGTGTGCCGCCGGGTCCAGGCGCAGCGGCCCGTGCCGGTGCTGATGCTCACCGCCCGGGACGACGAGACCGACATGCTGGTCGGGCTCGGGGTCGGGGCGGACGACTACATGACGAAGCCGTTCTCCATGCGGGAGCTGGCCGCGCGGGTCCACGTACTGCTGCGCCGGGTGGAGCGGGCCACGCTGGCCGCGACCGCCCCGCGCGGGGCCACGCTGCGCCTGGGCGACCTGGAGATCGACCACGCGCAGCGGCGGGTCCGCGTGCAGGCGGAGGACGTGCACCTGACGCCGACCGAGTTCGACCTGCTGGTGTGCCTGGCGGGGACGCCCCGCGCGGTGCTCTCGCGGGAGCAGCTGCTCGCGGAGGTCTGGGACTGGGCGGACGCCTCGGGCACCCGCACGGTCGACAGCCACATCAAGGCGCTGCGCCGGAAGATCGGCGCGGAGCGGATCCGGACGGTCCACGGCGTCGGGTACGCCCTGGAGACCCCGGCGCAGGCGTGA
- a CDS encoding ATP-binding protein has product MSDRPPGPGLRPYSPFSIKTKLGTLVVVSVFITTGLLMVALRTATEVRFITVFSVIASMLITQFVAHSLTAPLDDMTTVARAISHGDYTRRVRGAGRRDELGDLAATINLMADDLEAVDRHRRELVANVSHELRTPIAALRAVLENVVDGVSEADPETMRTALKQTERLGRLVETLLDLSRVDNGVVPLKARRFEVWPYLSGVLKESGLAAAGRPGLLSGSGGHTRNDVHLHLDVFPPELTAHADAERLHQVVANLIDNAVKHSPPHGRVTVRARAGDAPGSLALEVVDEGPGIPEAERHRVFERFNRGAARGGDGGTGLGLAIARWAVGLHGGHIGVAESSRGCRILVTLPGSSPASS; this is encoded by the coding sequence GTGAGCGACCGGCCCCCGGGACCGGGGTTGCGGCCCTACTCGCCGTTCTCGATCAAGACGAAGCTGGGCACGCTCGTCGTGGTGTCGGTGTTCATCACCACGGGTCTGCTGATGGTGGCGCTGCGCACCGCCACGGAGGTCCGGTTCATCACGGTCTTCTCGGTGATCGCCTCGATGCTGATCACCCAGTTCGTGGCGCACAGCCTGACGGCGCCGCTGGACGACATGACGACGGTGGCCCGTGCCATCTCCCACGGGGACTACACGCGCCGGGTGCGGGGCGCCGGACGCCGCGACGAGCTGGGCGATCTGGCCGCGACGATCAACCTGATGGCCGATGACCTGGAGGCCGTGGACAGGCACCGTAGAGAACTGGTCGCGAACGTCTCGCACGAGCTCCGCACGCCGATCGCGGCGCTGCGGGCGGTGCTGGAGAACGTCGTGGACGGGGTCTCGGAGGCCGATCCGGAGACGATGCGCACGGCCCTGAAGCAAACGGAACGGCTCGGCCGGCTGGTGGAGACCCTGCTGGACCTGTCCCGCGTGGACAACGGGGTGGTGCCGCTGAAGGCGCGCCGTTTCGAGGTGTGGCCGTACCTGTCGGGGGTGCTGAAGGAGTCGGGTCTGGCGGCCGCGGGGCGGCCGGGGCTGTTGTCCGGTTCGGGCGGGCACACCCGCAACGACGTGCACCTTCACCTGGACGTGTTCCCGCCGGAGCTGACGGCGCACGCCGATGCGGAGCGGCTGCACCAGGTGGTGGCGAACCTGATCGACAACGCGGTCAAGCACAGTCCGCCGCACGGCCGGGTGACGGTCCGCGCCCGGGCCGGCGACGCGCCCGGGAGTCTGGCCCTGGAGGTCGTCGACGAGGGTCCCGGAATTCCGGAGGCGGAGCGGCACCGGGTCTTCGAGCGGTTCAACCGGGGCGCGGCGCGCGGCGGGGACGGGGGCACCGGACTGGGTCTGGCGATCGCCCGCTGGGCCGTCGGCCTGCACGGCGGGCACATCGGCGTGGCCGAATCGTCACGGGGTTGCCGAATCCTTGTCACTCTTCCGGGCAGCTCACCGGCATCGTCTTGA